One Carassius carassius chromosome 20, fCarCar2.1, whole genome shotgun sequence DNA segment encodes these proteins:
- the LOC132096930 gene encoding uncharacterized protein LOC132096930, with amino-acid sequence MQSKEVALVQLEELTDCYPLVAYTVCSKRMVTLKRHIVIKDEKIRMAGPVSFRILFGSEDDATKLTIKSGIPSSVDELAFEIKTFFRVTEQFRLQYKDVDFGNEFMNLLSISDIQDRSTLKVVYLPCEATTSAISSAPSIKDNCSTIPVTPSNVSCSSLSQEPSDSASADSCSSNDTVILSSPDSRSCTWPKEFVVPRFSYCAEMQLQKGNDEFNANGTLLSLTPKLRSDILEGIAEEIIKYTAYPKDNQFEKVAEALIQTHPCLREKGTRTGCCGWKHYIKIKMMNFRTKLGRAGHPEDTVNSLKNKQKGQGKPAANIKKPQRAEPGGGKGCSIDRGKKKE; translated from the exons ATGCAAA GTAAAGAGGTTGCCCTGGTTCAGCTTGAAGAACTGACAGACTGCTATCCACTTGTGGCCTATACAGTTTGTTCCAAACGTATGGTAACCCTGAAGAGACACATCGTCATCAAAG ATGAAAAAATCAGGATGGCAGGACCAGTTAGCTTCAGAATCCTTTTTGGAAGTGAAGATGATGCAACAAAACTAACCATTAAATCCGGAATACCGTCTTCTGTGGATGAATTGGCTTTTGAAATTAAGACCTTCTTCAGAGTAACAGAGCAGTTTAGGCTTCAATACAAAGACGTAGACTTTGGAAACGAATTCATGAACCTCTTATCAATTTCTGATATTCAAGATCGCAGTACTTTGAAAGTGGTATACTTACCTTGTGAGGCTACCACCTCCGCAATATCCTCAGCTCCATCCATTAAAGATAACTGCTCCACAATCCCAGTTACTCCCTCCAATGTATCTTGCAGCTCCTTGTCACAAGAACCAAGTGATTCAGCATCTGCTGACTCCTGTAGCAGCAATGATACTGTCATATTGTCATCTCCTGACTCCCGGTCTTGCACTTGGCCTAAAGAATTTGTAGTGCCACGATTTTCATATTGTGCCGAGATGCAGCTCCAGAAGGGAAATGATGAATTCAATGCAAATGGAACTCTCCTATCTCTTACGCCCAAACTCAGATCTGATATTCTTGAAGGGATTGCAGAAGAAATAATCAAGTATACAGCATATCCAAAGGACAATCAGTTTGAAAAAGTTGCTGAGGCCTTGATACAAACCCATCCATGTTTGCGTGAGAAAGGAACTCGGACTGGGTGTTGTGGATGGAAGCACTATATTAAGATAAAAATGATGAACTTCCGCACCAAGCTTGGCCGAGCTGGACACCCAGAAGACACAGTCAACTCacttaaaaacaaacagaaaggcCAGGGAAAACCAGCTGCAAACATAAAAAAGCCACAGAGGGCAGAG CCTGGAGGTGGAAAGGGTTGCTCTATTGACcgaggtaaaaaaaaagaataa